The DNA window TGGGTAGCCCACAACGGTGTCGAGCATGCTGCCAACCGAACTTGgctcttcttttatttcaagGATTTCCCCTTTCTCCGAATCGCCTAGCGTCTCATCGTGCTGGGAGCGCCTTTGATCAGCGAGCAAGCCCCCGGAGAGCTTGCTCCGACGAACCGGATTGCAAGCGATGAATGGAATCTCAAAGTTCTCAGTGTGTTGTCTTTTCTGTTTCTCCTTCGCTTTGGTGGCGGACTCCTTGGGAGGTGCATCCTTTATTCCGGCTATTACTGTGGATGTGAGGTCAATAAGGGTAGTCGGTCCAGTAATTGGTGGCATCGACACCAGCATTGTGTTACCCGCTCTGTCACCGTCTCCGCTGCTTATCTGTAACTGGCCCACACCTTGCTCCAAACGGCCCAAAAGCGGTATGTTAAGCTTGGTCTCTCCCAGAGGTTCCCCGGGCACAGCTCCCAACTTGGGTATTATAAAACCAGAAGcgttgttttcgttttcgctgcATTGACGACGGCGTTTAATCTCGTTGAGAAGTTTTTCATTTCTAACATCCGCTGCTTGCCGCAAACGCTCCTGGGTGGCTATATCCTCAGGTACCCGCAGCTGTGGTATGACAAACTGGTGGCTCTGCAGGGGAATTGAATTCGTTTCAGGAtcacaaaataattttgaactgCCACCTTCGCAGGCACTTATCAAGCCAAATTTCTTCTGGATCGCCTGGTGGAGAGTTTGACTCggattattttccattttcccgtATTCTCCAGCTGGCAGTGCGAGAAAGTGTCAGTTTTAGTGTAAATTTGTTATGTTGTTTCGATTTGGttgcttgtttgtttttgtttccaaCTTTCTTTGTAGTAGCTGATGACATCGCCTGGAGCTGCCAGACCGCGAGAACTAGATTTCTATACAAACAGCTGTTTCCAATTAGTGTTGACTAAcaccaaattatttaaactatTGCCgcaaaaaacatatttgttttctttttttatttataaatatttttgggtTGGAACAAtcgtataaaaaaaaatatatattttcgtcGAAGGTTCTAAACATGATCAAGCCGGCATATCGGGCCCTCCTCTACCATTTTCAGATCCACCTTAGGACCTACCAGATCGCGGATGTTGTTGATCCCGTACTTAATCATGGTGGGACGCTCCAGTGACAAGCCCCAAGCGATCACATTAACGTTCTCCGGCAGTCCCATGGGCAGTAGCATTTCCGGGCGGAATACTCCAGAGTTTCCAACCTCAATCCATTTTCCAAGTCCAGGATGGTAGCAGAAGATTTCCATGCTAGGCTCTGTGTAGGGATTGTAGGCCGGCTTGAACTCAAGCTGCGTAATGCCCAGCTTGCGGAAGAATTCATAGAGAGTACCGATCAAATCGCCCAAGGTCAGGCCCACATCGGCAATAACTCCCTCAACCTGGTGGAACTCTGCCAGATGGGTGGCGTCCAGTGTTTCGTTGCGGAACACTTTGTCTATGCTGAAGTACTTGGCGGGCTTGAAGCCACCCTCCTGGTTTGCAAGTTTATACAGCATCCTTGCCGACACGGCCGTAGTGTGGGTGCGCAGTAGATTCTTCTGGGCCTCCTCCACTTTCCAGTCGTAGCCGTATCCCTTCGATCCGTAGCCACCCACCGAATGGACCTTCTTCACACGCTCCAGATATTCCTGCGGGAACTTATGGCTTTTTGCGGGATGATTCACGAAGAAAGTGTCGTGAGCATCACGTGCCGGATGCTGTTGCGGCTGGAACAAGGCGTCAAAGTTCCAGAAAGACGATTCCACGTAATTGTTGGTGGGCATTTCGGAGAAGCCCATCTCGAGGAATATCTGCCGGAACTCAGTGCGTACTTTCAGCAACGGATGCAGGTGACCGCGCGATGGTGGGGCACCTAAGGCATCAAAGTTATATGACTTGAACTTGAGTTGTTCCCACAATCCGCTGGAAAGCATTTCCACCGTAAGATCCGTCTCCAGTTTGGTCAAGGTAGTCGCGAATTCCGGACCACGGCTGAGTACAAAGCTTTTGGTGGTGGTCTCCTGAAGAAGCTTGCGCTTTTTGAAATCAGTAACATCCTTTGAGGGCAAAGCATCGCCCTTGCCGGCCGCCACCTGCTTTAGTTGCTCCTTAACCGAATCCGTTATCTTTTCCACCTTGCGGCGCACGAGAGGTGGAGTAACAGTCTTGTCCACGAGAATCCATCCCTGGGACATGGCCTTGCTGAAGCCCACCTTGGCGTTAGGACCTCCAGCTGTCATCAAAGCGGCCTGGGCAATGCCCTCCTCCGGAACGGCAGCGTAAACCAGCGCTTCGTGACTGCCATGCTCCACTACAGATCGCCCTTCATCGGTAAGGCCGAGGCTCTTGTGGGTAGCCACCTCAGCGTTGACCAGTTCTCCGTGAGCTTGGATGCTCTTCAAGGCGCCGACGATCTTCTGGTGGTCCACGGCGAATTTTGCGGCCAGGTCCAGAGTGTCCACCTGGTCGGCAGTCTCCAGGTGCTGGAGAATTCGCTCCGTGAGATCAGGATGCATCGCTGAAGGATCTAGCGGCTATATGTGATGATAATTTCCGATATTTGGAATCGGAAACAAGAATCTCGTGTTGCCACAACGCAGGAAGAGGAAGAGTGCCGGTGGTGTTGGAAACCTTAAAAGCTGTCAGTGTTGGTAGTGAACGGTGTCAGAGGGGAGACCAGTGTTGGCCAACACCTGTGGCCCCCAATCAGCTGGTTCAAGCACAGCCTCTCGAAAAGTTTGCGTGTTGTGGCTTCACGAATATTggaaaaagaaaggaaatccTGGCGAGGAGTGGACCGCAGGCAGCAGCACCATGCTCAAGTCCCTCAAGCCGGACACGTACGCCGGAATGGCGAACGCCAAGTGCGGAGAGATCTACTTTCAGAGCCTGAACAGCTTTCGCATTGACTGCACCTTCTGCGAGATGAAGAGCTTCGTGTTTGGTGACTtcctgcttcacgtccagaACGTTCACTTTGAGAACGGCCTGCTCAAAACGGAAACGACAGAGACGGAGCTGAAGCAGGAGCAGCGAGATAGCCTGGCGGATAGTCAAGCATCTCCCGTGCCGATTGTAGCGCAGGTGAATCCTTTTGCTTGGTACGAAATCGGTGGTGTCGAGCAGGATGAGAGCGACGATGAAACGggagcggcagcagcagcagacgcaGAGGAGCTGCCTGGAAAAGCTATCATGAAGTGGGATAACTCCAATTACGATTGCTTGCGCCAGGTTAGAGCTTTAAAAGTCGACTACAAAGAGGACTCTGACCAGGAGTGCGACGACCTTTCATTTCTGCATCTGGAAGTAGAGAGCCAACAATCTGCATCTCTCAAATCGCCCAATCCTTGTCCATATTGCTCGAAGACATACCAGAGCCGCAAGACTTTAGAACGGCATATCATGCGGCAGCACAAGAATGTGGCTTCGTTAGAAGCGGACAGCGATGATGCTGACTATGAGCCACCCAAGGAGACCAGCACGAAACCAGTCCAGGAGCATAAGTGCAAGCACTGTGGGAAGATCTACCATGGGAAGTACAGCCTGCGACAGCATTTAAAAAGGGATCACGATGTCCCGGGTGACGAGGGAACCACGAGCTTCACATGCCTGGAGTGTGATACCCAACTGCCCCGCCTACGATTACTGGACGAGCACATGGTCGAGGCACATGGTGGGGTCGCGTGCGTCGTCTGCGGCAGGCGGTATAAGACACGACACGAGCTGAAGCGACACCAGACGAAGCATGCCACGGAAAGAAACGTGCCTTGTCCGCACGCAGGCTGCGGGAAGCGATTCTTCACTGTCCGCCACATGCGAAATCACTGCAAGGTGCACACGGAGCAAAAGAACTTTGTGTGCGAAAGTTGCGGCTACAGCTGCCGAAATAAGGAGACGCTGCGCGTCCACATCCGCAGCCACACGGGTGAGAGGCCGTTCGGCTGTCAAGTGTGCAACAAGCGTTTTCCGTCACATTCCGGCCTCCGGGAGCACATGGCCATGCACTCGACGGAGCGACCTCATGTGTGCGGTGTTTGCGGGGCCACCTTCTCACGCCAAAAGGGCCTGTACCATCACAAGTTTCTACATGCGGACACCAAGCAATTTGTTTGCAAGCTTTGTGGCAACGCCTATGCCCAGGCAGCAGGACTGGCGGGACACATGCGGAAGCACCGGAACGACGAGCTCAACGGCTAGGTGATGGATGTATGATAGAGAAAAATCGTTTAAATCTTCCAATTTCgaataattttaagaactcAGGCATAGACTATAGGACAAACCGATCACCTCTCCTCTGGATGGGGTATAAATAGGGGTTTGTTATTGTTtcctattgtttttttttttgtattatgaTTAACACGTCCGTTCCACTTTCACCCAATCTTAAAAACTGTTGATGAAATACGGTGATTTGAAAGTATCTTTTTTTAAACTCTATCTTAACCCTTTAGTTGTAAGGACACCTTTGTTAGACAGTATAATCATATAAAATACGGATagtatttattgaatttaggTATTCATCTAATTCAATGACTTTTTTGTACAgacatatattattttgaacAACTTTGTGACAGGGAACACCGCGATATTGATAATCGAATCGGAAATCCTCGCCAGACGGATTTCAACAGTTAACATCTTTTTGTATTGATAAATATAACTGAATCTGAATTAGCGGCGCTCTCTCGGGAGGGTcgtgtttaaaattaaatttagccGATTTGGTTTGACAACAATTAATTGGTCGGGTGGCGGCATCCCAAATGCCAAATGG is part of the Drosophila bipectinata strain 14024-0381.07 chromosome XL, DbipHiC1v2, whole genome shotgun sequence genome and encodes:
- the LOC108119517 gene encoding uncharacterized protein isoform X1; translation: MENNPSQTLHQAIQKKFGLISACEGGSSKLFCDPETNSIPLQSHQFVIPQLRVPEDIATQERLRQAADVRNEKLLNEIKRRRQCSENENNASGFIIPKLGAVPGEPLGETKLNIPLLGRLEQGVGQLQISSGDGDRAGNTMLVSMPPITGPTTLIDLTSTVIAGIKDAPPKESATKAKEKQKRQHTENFEIPFIACNPVRRSKLSGGLLADQRRSQHDETLGDSEKGEILEIKEEPSSVGSMLDTVVGYPAPRRPQLEYAGTVVERQHLKLCVRQDYGTQIKRFRFDTPSPDELVKQALQKSWRISRT
- the LOC108119517 gene encoding uncharacterized protein isoform X2, coding for MENNPSQTLHQAIQKKFGLISACEGGSSKLFCDPETNSIPLQSHQFVIPQLRVPEDIATQERLRQAADVRNEKLLNEIKRRRQCSENENNASGFIIPKLGAVPGEPLGETKLNIPLLGRLEQGVGQLQISSGDGDRAVIAGIKDAPPKESATKAKEKQKRQHTENFEIPFIACNPVRRSKLSGGLLADQRRSQHDETLGDSEKGEILEIKEEPSSVGSMLDTVVGYPAPRRPQLEYAGTVVERQHLKLCVRQDYGTQIKRFRFDTPSPDELVKQALQKSWRISRT
- the alpha-PheRS gene encoding phenylalanine--tRNA ligase alpha subunit, with the protein product MHPDLTERILQHLETADQVDTLDLAAKFAVDHQKIVGALKSIQAHGELVNAEVATHKSLGLTDEGRSVVEHGSHEALVYAAVPEEGIAQAALMTAGGPNAKVGFSKAMSQGWILVDKTVTPPLVRRKVEKITDSVKEQLKQVAAGKGDALPSKDVTDFKKRKLLQETTTKSFVLSRGPEFATTLTKLETDLTVEMLSSGLWEQLKFKSYNFDALGAPPSRGHLHPLLKVRTEFRQIFLEMGFSEMPTNNYVESSFWNFDALFQPQQHPARDAHDTFFVNHPAKSHKFPQEYLERVKKVHSVGGYGSKGYGYDWKVEEAQKNLLRTHTTAVSARMLYKLANQEGGFKPAKYFSIDKVFRNETLDATHLAEFHQVEGVIADVGLTLGDLIGTLYEFFRKLGITQLEFKPAYNPYTEPSMEIFCYHPGLGKWIEVGNSGVFRPEMLLPMGLPENVNVIAWGLSLERPTMIKYGINNIRDLVGPKVDLKMVEEGPICRLDHV
- the LOC108119521 gene encoding zinc finger protein 260, which codes for MLKSLKPDTYAGMANAKCGEIYFQSLNSFRIDCTFCEMKSFVFGDFLLHVQNVHFENGLLKTETTETELKQEQRDSLADSQASPVPIVAQVNPFAWYEIGGVEQDESDDETGAAAAADAEELPGKAIMKWDNSNYDCLRQVRALKVDYKEDSDQECDDLSFLHLEVESQQSASLKSPNPCPYCSKTYQSRKTLERHIMRQHKNVASLEADSDDADYEPPKETSTKPVQEHKCKHCGKIYHGKYSLRQHLKRDHDVPGDEGTTSFTCLECDTQLPRLRLLDEHMVEAHGGVACVVCGRRYKTRHELKRHQTKHATERNVPCPHAGCGKRFFTVRHMRNHCKVHTEQKNFVCESCGYSCRNKETLRVHIRSHTGERPFGCQVCNKRFPSHSGLREHMAMHSTERPHVCGVCGATFSRQKGLYHHKFLHADTKQFVCKLCGNAYAQAAGLAGHMRKHRNDELNG